ATCCACCGGCCATGTGCGCGTGGTGCGGGATGTCGAGGAAGAGGTCAAAGGGCGCGACGTGCTGCTGATCGACGACATTCTCGAATCCGGCCGGACACTGGCCTTTGCCAAGGATCTTCTGTCCAATCGCGGTGCTAACCGGGTGGATGTGGCGGTGCTGCTCGACAAGCCGGGCAAACGAATCGCCGATATCAAAGGCGAGTATGTCGGGTTCGTCTGCCCGGACAAATTTGTCGTCGGCTATGGTATGGACAAAGCGCATTCCTATCGGGAAGTGCCGTTCGTCGGTTATCTCGAATAGAGCTTTACTCTGCCTCTGGTTTGACTGTTTGCACCGCCGTTCCGTTGTCGCCGGAGCGGATTTGTCGATTGGGCGCTTATCCCCCACTGGGTCGGATTGCCGCTCCCATCCGCAACTTTTCGTCGTCGCTTTCGCTTTTGGTAAACCTTTTCCCTGTCAAATGGGATGGCAAGATCATCAAGAGATCTTGGGGTGACGAGTTTGAGTATAGTGTGGGAGTGGGACATATGGCCCGAATTCTTCTGACCGAAGACGATGATGGCGTACGTATGTTTGTCCAGCGCGCTTTGATGATGGACGGACACGAAGTCAGAACGGCAGAAGATGGTGGGGATGCCCTTGATGTACTGACGGATTGCGAGGGAGCGTTTGATCTGCTCCTGACCGATATCAAGATGCCATATATGGATGGCATAGCGCTGGCCAAAAGCGCCGCGCAAGAGTATCCCGAATTGACCATTTTGATGATGACCGGCTTTGCCGACCAGCGGGAACGCTGCGACAGCCTGAATGCCATCGTTCATGATGTGGTATCCAAACCATTTTCTCTGGCGGAAATCCGCAACGCGGTGCGTGAGGCGCTGTCCGGGCGTGCCGCTGCCGGACCAGCCTCCATATCTCAGGTCATGTATGGCTAATTGCCGCAATTGAGCGCAAATAGAGACTTGCAAAAGGGATGGCATCGCGCCGTCCTTTTGCTTTTTGCGAGCCCCTTTTTCGCGGTCTTTTCTAAGCTGTTGCTTTTATGGGTCCACAGGCGGACAAGGATATGCTAAGAGGGTGGCCCTTACATATACGTACCTGACCGTTTCTCCGGTTCCAAAAGGGTACGCCCAATCTCCATCTCCATATCGATGGTGCGCAATCGGCTTGCTAGGCAGGCTGTTGCCTGCCAGAGCCATAGTGAAGAAGGCAAATCGACATGATTGACCTGCTCGGCTACGCTGCGGCCTTGCTGGGGACCCTTTGCTGGATCCCGCAAGTGTTGAAAGTCTGGAAAACACGACAGACCAAGGACCTGTCGCTGTCCACCAACTTGATGCTTTTTACCACCATGAGCCTATGGCTGATCTATGGCATTGCCATCAATTCGCCGCCCCTGATTGCTGCCAACATCCTGTCGGCCATATTTGTGGGCTCGATTGTTTCAGCGAAACTCTTCTTGAAATGAGCGATGCTGCAGGAGGGCTGGATCAGTCCTCCAGCCATGCCGGGATGGTGTCGAGGCCGAGCAGATCCTCATAGGATGGGCGCGCCCGAATCACGTCCCACTGATCGCCATTGACCAGCACTTCAGGCACCAACAGGCGGCTGTTATAGGTGTTGGATTGAACCGCGCCATAGGCCCCTGCGGACATGATGGCGAGCAGATCGCCCGCTTCCATTTTTGGCAGAGGGCGGTTCTGGGCGAGGAAATCACCGGTTTCGCAAACTGGTCCCACCACATCGACATTGGTCACCGGGGTATCAAAGCCCGGCTCGATGACCGGTTTGACTTCGTGCCAAGCCTCATAGAGGGTCGGGCGAATGAGGTCATTCATTGCGCCATCGACGATCAGGAAAGTCTTGCCTTCGCCTTCCTTGCGATAGATGACTTCGCTGACCAATATGCCCGCATTGCCTGCGATCAGACGACCCGGCTCGAAATAGACCTTGCAGTCGAGATCCTTGACATGCTTCTTCACCGTGTCCGCATAATCGCGTGGCAAAGGTGGTGGCGACTGGTTGGCTTCATAGGGAATGCCCAGACCGCCGCCCAGATCCACATGGTCGATCAGATGGCCGTCGGCACGCAGGTCCCGAACCAGATCGCCAAGGCGCTGGAAGGCATTGTCGAACGGCTCGAGCTGGGTGATCTGGCTGCCGATATGCATGTCGATGCCAGTGACCCTGATGCCCGGCAGATTGTCGGCGCGTTTATAGACGTCACGGGCGCGCTTCCACGGAATGCCGAATTTGTTTTCCGACTTGCCAGTGGCGATCTTGGCGTGGGTCTTGGCGTCGACATCGGGGTTGATGCGGATCGAGATCCGGGCTTCTTTGCCCAGATCGCTGGCGATGCGGCTGAGATGCTCCAGCTCCGGCTCGGATTCGACATTGAAACAGAGAATGTCATGTTCCAGCGCAAAGGTCAGTTCGCGGCGGGTTTTGCCGACGCCGGAAAAGAGGATCCGGTCAGCGGGAATGCCAGCGGCCAGTGCGCGGCGCATTTCCCCTTCGGATACCACATCAGCGCCTGCGCCCAGACGGGCAAGGGTTTTCAGGATGGCCTGATTGGAGTTGGCCTTCATCGCATAGCAAACAAGCGAAGGCACATCGCCAAAGGCATCCGAGAAGACCTTGAAATGACGCTCGAAGGTCGCGGTGGAATAGACATAGAAGGGCGTGCCCACCTGACGGGCGATTTCGGGGATGGACACATCCTCGGCATGCATCACGCCGTCGACATAATCAAAATGGTGCATAATCGTCTCGCCGGTTTGTCGCGCGTGCCTTTCCGGGACGCGGGCGGGAAATGAGGTTTGAGCCGTCTGGGTTTAGAGCAGCGGGTCCAGAACGAAGCCTTCGTCAGGCACATTCGGATTGTCTTTGGTGGTCGCTGGTGCGGCCTCCGTCTCCATACCGGCATCCGGGGTCTTGGCCGAAGGCGGGACCAGCGGGCCGCGCTGGCCACAGGCAGCCAGACCGGCAGCCAGGGCTGTCAGGCACAGAAGCTTGGCAAGTGTCTTTGCCGGGGCGAGGGAAAGGGAATTGAGAGCCATCGCGAGAAATCCTTGTGCCTTCGTTTTTGCCCTTTCAAGGGCCATGCGGTGTTTGCTCAGGGTCGATGGGACCAGAGCGAATCAAAGAGGGCCGGGAGACTGGGATGTCCCCGGCGCCGTTGATCCGACTATTGCTTGGCTGCTCTTTCTTTTTCAAGCTTTTTCAGCCAGCTTTTCGCCTGTTTTCTGACATTGACCGGTGCGGTGCCGCCATAGGAGGTGCGGCTGCGAACCGATTTGTCTACCGATAGCACAGAAAAGACATCGGCGGTGATCTCAGGATCCACCGACTGCATGTCTTCAAG
This DNA window, taken from Cohaesibacter intestini, encodes the following:
- the lptM gene encoding LPS translocon maturation chaperone LptM, with product MALNSLSLAPAKTLAKLLCLTALAAGLAACGQRGPLVPPSAKTPDAGMETEAAPATTKDNPNVPDEGFVLDPLL
- the lysA gene encoding diaminopimelate decarboxylase, whose translation is MHHFDYVDGVMHAEDVSIPEIARQVGTPFYVYSTATFERHFKVFSDAFGDVPSLVCYAMKANSNQAILKTLARLGAGADVVSEGEMRRALAAGIPADRILFSGVGKTRRELTFALEHDILCFNVESEPELEHLSRIASDLGKEARISIRINPDVDAKTHAKIATGKSENKFGIPWKRARDVYKRADNLPGIRVTGIDMHIGSQITQLEPFDNAFQRLGDLVRDLRADGHLIDHVDLGGGLGIPYEANQSPPPLPRDYADTVKKHVKDLDCKVYFEPGRLIAGNAGILVSEVIYRKEGEGKTFLIVDGAMNDLIRPTLYEAWHEVKPVIEPGFDTPVTNVDVVGPVCETGDFLAQNRPLPKMEAGDLLAIMSAGAYGAVQSNTYNSRLLVPEVLVNGDQWDVIRARPSYEDLLGLDTIPAWLED
- the hpt gene encoding hypoxanthine phosphoribosyltransferase codes for the protein MTDTIHVLYDEATLADRNTELAKAIADAGYQNLLVIAVLKGSFVFAADLLRALYRAGVKLEVEFMSLSSYGTGTKSTGHVRVVRDVEEEVKGRDVLLIDDILESGRTLAFAKDLLSNRGANRVDVAVLLDKPGKRIADIKGEYVGFVCPDKFVVGYGMDKAHSYREVPFVGYLE
- a CDS encoding response regulator, which produces MARILLTEDDDGVRMFVQRALMMDGHEVRTAEDGGDALDVLTDCEGAFDLLLTDIKMPYMDGIALAKSAAQEYPELTILMMTGFADQRERCDSLNAIVHDVVSKPFSLAEIRNAVREALSGRAAAGPASISQVMYG
- a CDS encoding SemiSWEET family sugar transporter; amino-acid sequence: MIDLLGYAAALLGTLCWIPQVLKVWKTRQTKDLSLSTNLMLFTTMSLWLIYGIAINSPPLIAANILSAIFVGSIVSAKLFLK